In Streptomyces ambofaciens ATCC 23877, a single genomic region encodes these proteins:
- a CDS encoding dihydrofolate reductase family protein codes for MNNPIRLYMSMSLDGFIAGPDDRPGQELGRDGGRLFNWLDDRESDGPSGQVYREARASGAVISGRRTFELAGRWQGDHHDGVPIFVLTHRVEDGDVPPGHARFVTDVEDCARQARAAAGDRPVMVHGAGAAQALLRSGQLDEMEIHLVPVLLGDGRRLFDHLGARHIELDLVRRLEDRDVTHLRYRVRRPERAA; via the coding sequence ATGAACAACCCGATCCGGCTGTACATGTCGATGTCGCTCGACGGCTTCATCGCCGGCCCCGACGACCGGCCGGGGCAGGAACTCGGACGCGACGGCGGACGCCTGTTCAACTGGCTCGACGACCGGGAGTCCGACGGCCCGAGCGGCCAGGTCTACCGCGAGGCGCGGGCGAGCGGCGCGGTGATCTCCGGCCGCCGGACCTTCGAACTCGCCGGGCGCTGGCAGGGCGACCACCACGACGGTGTGCCGATCTTCGTACTCACCCACCGGGTGGAGGACGGGGACGTGCCACCGGGCCACGCGCGTTTCGTCACCGACGTCGAGGACTGCGCCCGGCAGGCTCGCGCAGCCGCGGGCGACCGGCCGGTCATGGTCCACGGGGCGGGAGCCGCCCAGGCACTGCTGCGGTCCGGGCAGCTGGACGAGATGGAGATCCACCTGGTCCCGGTCCTCCTCGGCGACGGCCGACGGCTCTTCGACCACCTGGGCGCTCGTCACATCGAACTCGACCTCGTACGACGCCTCGAGGACCGCGACGTCACGCACCTGCGCTACCGCGTGCGCCGGCCCGAGAGGGCCGCGTGA
- a CDS encoding phosphotransferase — MPTRVPISDELRSVFGSPMRAVLLDSSPRSRVWRVELSGGSRVIVKQIADGGGTGSDGDARYAREVAALRLAARATRPAVAPALLATDPASRVMVLEHLDDLGAADDWMPGYAESLARLHALTGPADTGTLPAWLGPTAADAESFLALATALDVAVPPHVPDELAGLLDRLDPASHHALLHGDPCPGNDLRTAAGVRFVDFEQASLGNGLVELAYLRIGFPTCWCAMSATAAPLAEAEAVYRATWRGLTGRDVPGDLADACAGWLIRGDALVERAHRETVDHLARVPAEDFTWGYVSARERLVHRLGVAAGLTREHDRLHALGQLSAALAVRLLERWPALRPLPTHRTRPWS; from the coding sequence ATGCCGACCCGTGTGCCGATCAGCGACGAGCTGCGTTCCGTGTTCGGCTCCCCCATGCGGGCCGTCCTCCTGGACAGCAGTCCGCGCTCCCGGGTGTGGCGGGTCGAGCTGAGCGGTGGCAGCCGGGTGATCGTCAAGCAGATCGCCGACGGGGGCGGGACCGGGTCCGACGGGGACGCGCGCTACGCGCGGGAGGTCGCCGCGCTGCGGCTCGCCGCGCGGGCGACCCGGCCGGCCGTGGCGCCCGCGCTCCTGGCAACGGACCCGGCGTCACGCGTGATGGTCCTGGAACACCTGGACGATCTCGGCGCGGCCGACGACTGGATGCCCGGCTACGCCGAGTCCCTGGCCCGGCTGCACGCGCTCACCGGGCCGGCCGACACGGGAACGCTCCCCGCCTGGTTGGGGCCGACCGCCGCCGACGCCGAGTCCTTCCTCGCGCTCGCCACGGCCCTCGACGTCGCCGTCCCGCCCCACGTGCCGGACGAGCTCGCCGGCCTGCTCGACCGGCTCGACCCGGCGTCCCACCATGCGCTGCTGCACGGGGACCCCTGCCCCGGCAACGACCTGCGCACCGCCGCCGGCGTCCGGTTCGTCGACTTCGAGCAGGCGTCGCTGGGCAACGGCCTGGTCGAACTCGCCTACCTGCGCATCGGCTTCCCGACCTGCTGGTGCGCCATGTCGGCCACCGCCGCGCCCCTCGCGGAGGCCGAGGCCGTCTACCGTGCCACCTGGCGCGGCCTCACCGGCAGGGACGTTCCCGGAGACCTCGCCGACGCCTGCGCCGGCTGGCTGATCCGTGGCGACGCACTCGTCGAACGCGCCCACCGCGAGACCGTCGACCACCTCGCGCGGGTGCCCGCGGAAGACTTCACGTGGGGTTACGTCTCCGCCCGCGAACGCCTCGTCCACCGGCTCGGCGTGGCCGCCGGCCTGACCCGCGAACACGACCGCCTGCACGCCCTCGGGCAGCTCAGCGCGGCGTTGGCCGTGCGCCTGCTGGAACGGTGGCCGGCCCTGCGCCCGCTCCCCACCCACCGCACACGGCCCTGGTCCTGA
- a CDS encoding VOC family protein, with protein MAIQRMDNVGIVVEDLDAAVAFFVELGMELEGRTEVEGLVADQCTGLDGVHCDIAMLRTPDGHSRLELAKYRSPAATSAGPRNAPHNILGTHRVMFAVDDLEDTLARLRPHGGELVGEIARFQDSYALCYIRGPEGIIVGLAEQLH; from the coding sequence ATGGCGATTCAGCGGATGGACAACGTCGGCATCGTCGTCGAGGACCTGGACGCCGCCGTCGCGTTCTTCGTGGAACTCGGCATGGAGCTGGAGGGCCGGACGGAGGTCGAGGGCCTCGTCGCCGACCAGTGCACCGGACTCGACGGCGTCCACTGCGACATCGCGATGCTCCGGACCCCGGACGGCCACAGCCGGCTCGAGCTGGCGAAGTACCGCAGCCCCGCGGCGACCAGCGCCGGCCCACGCAACGCGCCGCACAACATCCTGGGCACGCACCGCGTCATGTTCGCCGTCGACGACCTCGAGGACACCCTCGCCCGCCTGCGCCCGCACGGCGGCGAACTCGTCGGCGAGATCGCCCGGTTCCAGGACAGCTACGCGCTCTGCTACATCCGCGGCCCTGAGGGGATCATCGTCGGACTGGCCGAGCAGCTGCACTGA
- a CDS encoding YciI family protein: MEYFCYHRDRMGSLALREELQEEHWSYMDRYAKELIARGPTFADDGETPTGSVHIVDLPAASDARAFAFDEPAYQAGAYRDVLLRRWRNVLGRTMWDAPGGRGDGSRYLVLGLGQGPAADLAPPPGQDELIAYGPLLSDDGGTWLGTAVLLGAPGPEAARAVLTADRYADIEVHHWEPGGRR; this comes from the coding sequence ATGGAGTACTTCTGCTATCACCGGGACCGGATGGGCTCCCTCGCGCTGCGCGAGGAGCTGCAGGAGGAGCACTGGTCCTACATGGACCGGTACGCGAAGGAACTGATCGCCCGCGGCCCGACCTTCGCCGACGACGGGGAAACGCCCACGGGAAGCGTGCACATCGTCGACCTGCCCGCCGCCTCCGACGCCCGCGCGTTCGCCTTCGACGAGCCCGCCTACCAGGCCGGTGCGTACCGGGACGTGCTGCTGCGCCGGTGGCGCAACGTGCTGGGGCGCACCATGTGGGATGCGCCCGGTGGCCGCGGCGACGGCAGCCGGTACCTGGTGCTGGGCCTCGGCCAGGGCCCGGCCGCCGACCTCGCCCCGCCGCCCGGCCAGGACGAGCTGATCGCCTACGGGCCGCTGCTGTCCGATGACGGCGGCACATGGCTGGGCACGGCGGTGCTCCTCGGGGCCCCGGGCCCGGAGGCGGCCCGCGCCGTCCTGACCGCGGACCGGTACGCGGACATCGAGGTCCACCACTGGGAGCCCGGCGGGCGCCGGTGA
- a CDS encoding maleylpyruvate isomerase family mycothiol-dependent enzyme — MNDPEPTVDRSRGRGLWPLIRTERAALAADLEDLTDEQWATPSLCTGLTVREVLAHLTAGASLDTVRWLAGVIRCRFDFDKQVAVRLAEQLGAAPAETLGRFRRIVPSTTKPPLPVIAMLGETLVHGEDIRRPLGIRHAYPVDVLTQVAEYYRGSDLVVLAKGRIGGLRLSANDGPFTTGSGSAVSGPTLALVMAMTGRAAYCDDLEGEGVDLLRSRCERA, encoded by the coding sequence GTGAACGACCCCGAGCCGACCGTCGACCGCAGCCGCGGAAGAGGCCTCTGGCCCCTGATCCGCACCGAGCGGGCGGCGCTGGCGGCCGACCTCGAAGACCTGACCGACGAGCAGTGGGCCACACCCTCGCTGTGCACCGGCCTGACGGTGCGTGAGGTGCTGGCCCATCTCACCGCGGGTGCGAGCCTCGACACCGTGCGCTGGCTGGCGGGGGTGATCCGCTGCCGGTTCGACTTCGACAAGCAGGTCGCCGTACGGCTGGCCGAGCAGCTGGGCGCGGCTCCGGCCGAGACCCTCGGTCGGTTTCGGCGGATCGTGCCGAGCACCACCAAGCCTCCCCTGCCCGTCATCGCCATGCTGGGCGAGACGCTCGTGCACGGCGAGGACATCCGGCGCCCGCTGGGCATCCGTCACGCGTACCCGGTCGACGTCCTCACGCAGGTGGCCGAGTACTACCGCGGCTCGGACCTCGTCGTCCTCGCCAAGGGACGCATCGGCGGACTGCGACTCTCCGCGAACGACGGCCCCTTCACGACCGGTTCTGGATCTGCGGTGTCCGGCCCCACCCTGGCCCTGGTGATGGCCATGACCGGACGCGCCGCGTACTGCGACGACCTCGAGGGCGAGGGAGTGGACCTTCTCCGCAGCCGCTGCGAGAGGGCGTGA
- a CDS encoding GDSL-type esterase/lipase family protein, with product MTVRMRAVPLVGGPVEWRGALDLETTPAGVMPRRLPAWTKEQYQDPSVHAPTVMPSGVRLVFRTDARTLEFEVLTSTARLDGDPRPRPTGMLELLVDGALAGRRQAPVGNVLRMAGPGARQRLVAGKPGTVRFAGLPRGMKNVELWLPQQTPTELVALRADGEVLAPLPDGRRRWVHHGSSISHCIEADGPTGTWPVVAAALADTEVINLSQAGNALLDPYVARTIRDMPADLISLKVGINIVALSAFRLRTFGPALHGFLDTIRDGHPDTPLLLISPVSCPALEQVPGPAATGPDGRIAALGDPADVAGGALTLTVVRAELARIAAARQASDPHLHHLDGRTLLGPHEADDLGDGLHPTAAAYRRMGRRFAAYAFAAGGPFG from the coding sequence ATGACGGTGAGGATGCGGGCGGTTCCCCTGGTCGGCGGGCCGGTGGAGTGGCGGGGTGCGCTGGACCTGGAGACCACACCGGCGGGGGTGATGCCGCGCCGGTTGCCCGCGTGGACCAAGGAGCAGTACCAGGACCCCTCGGTCCATGCACCGACCGTGATGCCTTCGGGGGTGCGGCTGGTGTTCCGCACCGACGCGCGCACCCTGGAGTTCGAGGTACTCACCTCCACCGCCCGGCTCGACGGCGACCCCCGCCCTCGCCCGACCGGAATGCTCGAGCTGCTGGTGGACGGCGCCCTGGCCGGGCGCCGGCAGGCGCCGGTGGGCAACGTGCTGCGGATGGCGGGCCCCGGGGCCCGCCAGCGACTCGTCGCGGGCAAGCCCGGGACCGTGCGGTTCGCCGGACTGCCGAGGGGCATGAAGAACGTCGAGCTGTGGCTTCCCCAGCAGACCCCTACGGAACTGGTGGCACTGCGCGCTGACGGCGAGGTGCTGGCACCGCTGCCGGACGGGCGGCGCCGCTGGGTGCACCACGGAAGTTCCATCAGCCACTGCATCGAGGCCGACGGCCCGACCGGGACCTGGCCGGTGGTGGCGGCCGCGCTCGCAGATACGGAGGTGATCAACCTCAGCCAGGCGGGCAACGCCCTGCTGGACCCCTACGTCGCCCGGACGATCCGCGACATGCCCGCCGACCTGATCAGCCTCAAGGTGGGCATCAACATCGTGGCCCTGTCCGCCTTCCGGCTGCGGACGTTCGGCCCGGCGCTCCACGGATTCCTGGACACGATCCGCGACGGCCACCCCGACACCCCGCTGCTGCTGATCTCCCCGGTGAGCTGTCCCGCCCTTGAGCAGGTTCCCGGCCCGGCCGCGACCGGACCGGACGGGAGGATCGCCGCCCTGGGCGACCCGGCCGACGTGGCCGGCGGCGCACTGACGCTGACGGTGGTCCGTGCCGAGCTGGCCCGGATCGCCGCGGCACGCCAGGCGTCCGATCCCCACCTCCACCATCTCGACGGACGAACACTGCTCGGCCCGCACGAGGCGGACGACCTGGGCGACGGCCTCCACCCCACCGCCGCCGCGTACCGCCGCATGGGCAGGCGCTTCGCCGCCTACGCCTTCGCCGCCGGCGGCCCCTTCGGCTGA